A single genomic interval of Littorina saxatilis isolate snail1 linkage group LG17, US_GU_Lsax_2.0, whole genome shotgun sequence harbors:
- the LOC138951643 gene encoding barrier-to-autointegration factor-like translates to MSTSQKHRNFVAEPMGDKPVTDLAGIGEVLGGRLKEAGFDCAYVVLGQYLVLRKDEEMFKCWLHDTCSANTKQQNDCFTCLKQWCDSFL, encoded by the exons ATGTCTACGTCGCAGAAGCACAGGAACTTTGTGGCAGAGCCAATGGGTGACAAGCCTGTCACGGACCTCGCTGGCATCGGAGAGGTCTTGGGTGGCCGATTGAAGGAGGCTGGTTTTGACTGT GCCTACGTTGTGTTGGGGCAATACCTGGTGCTGAGGAAAGACGAGGAGATGTTCAAGTGCTGGCTACACGACACCTGTTCCGCCAACACCAAGCAGCAAAACGACTGCTTCACCTGTCTCAAGCAGTGGTGTGACTCCTTCTTGTGA
- the LOC138951645 gene encoding probable RNA-binding protein EIF1AD, protein MSKITKRKYVEQEVMEFVLPAEKQQVVKLTGGRGNNLHAVVDAKGDEFLVSMPTKFRKNIWVKRGDYVIIDPIEEGDKVRGEIAHVLFQEHIKHIQEEGLWPEAFGIEKRKTTDYIEADLLPPSDSEDEDDLGSKVVNANRGCQLYEQSSEDESDEEDDEEEEEEKGDRNTQEETEDCEERKKDDCAHIQR, encoded by the exons ATGTCTAAGATCACCAAAAGAAAATATGTGGAGCAGGAGGTGATGGAGTTTGTCCTTCctgcagaaaaacaacaagttgTGAAG CTGACAGGAGGCAGGGGGAACAATCTTCATGCCGTTGTTGATGCTAAGGGAGATGAGTTCCTGGTTAGCATGCCAACCAAGTTTCGCAAAAACATATGGGTCAAACGAG GGGACTATGTGATTATAGACCCGATTGAAGAGGGAGACAAAGTTCGTGGAGAAATTGCCCATGTTCTGTTCCAAGAACATATTAAACACATCCAGGAAGAGGGTCTTTG GCCCGAAGCATTTGGGATCGAGAAGCGGAAGACCACCGACTACATCGAGGCAGATCTCTTGCCCCCGTCAGACTCGGAAGATGAAGATGACCTTGGTTCCAAGGTGGTCAATGCCAACAGGGGCTGTCAGCTGTACGAACAGTCGTCAGAGGATGAAAGTGATGAGGAGgatgatgaagaagaggaggaggagaaaggagacagaaacacacaagaGGAAACAGAGGACTgtgaagagagaaagaaagacgatTGTGCCCACATTCAGAGGTGA